In one window of Candidatus Rubrimentiphilum sp. DNA:
- a CDS encoding DHH family phosphoesterase: MIGEKPVASTTDEVAAELRKRDAFVMVSHVKPDGDTLGAGLALGLALKRLGKRVHYFQEDSVPRNLRFLADSEFVSSAVPADLPADALWVFCDMSDTARAGESLPKLARENVLDIDHHLGNSHFGALNYVLPHECSTGTCVMHLLRALNAPITPEIATCLLTTIMTDTGGFMHSNTTPEVLLLSAELIGAGADKDQITEEIFANKRFSALKLLGRALDEARMAHDGRYVWSFVDDAMLADCHADGEDTEEIVGHLRSIEGVDVAALFKAYDGEIRVSLRSNGRINVQAAASRLGGGGHFRASGLTFVGSLKDAIAVVDEALVAEGL; encoded by the coding sequence GTGATCGGCGAAAAGCCGGTCGCGTCGACCACCGACGAAGTCGCCGCGGAACTTCGCAAACGCGATGCGTTCGTGATGGTGAGCCACGTCAAGCCCGACGGCGACACGCTCGGAGCCGGACTGGCGCTCGGACTGGCGCTCAAACGGCTGGGAAAGCGCGTACATTATTTTCAAGAGGATTCAGTGCCGCGCAATCTGCGGTTTCTCGCCGACTCTGAATTCGTGAGCAGCGCCGTTCCGGCCGATCTTCCGGCCGATGCCCTGTGGGTTTTTTGCGACATGAGCGATACGGCACGCGCGGGCGAGTCACTGCCGAAATTGGCGCGCGAGAACGTGCTCGACATCGATCACCACCTCGGTAACTCGCATTTCGGGGCGCTGAATTACGTGCTGCCGCACGAGTGCTCGACGGGAACGTGCGTGATGCATTTGCTGCGCGCATTGAACGCACCGATCACGCCGGAGATCGCGACCTGCTTGCTGACGACGATCATGACCGACACGGGCGGCTTCATGCACAGCAACACCACGCCGGAGGTGCTGCTGCTTTCGGCGGAGTTGATCGGTGCGGGCGCGGACAAGGATCAGATCACCGAGGAGATTTTTGCGAACAAGCGTTTTTCGGCGTTGAAACTGCTGGGACGCGCGCTTGATGAAGCCAGGATGGCGCATGACGGCCGGTATGTATGGTCGTTCGTCGACGACGCAATGCTTGCCGATTGTCACGCCGACGGGGAAGACACCGAAGAGATCGTGGGACATCTGCGCTCGATCGAAGGCGTAGACGTCGCGGCACTGTTCAAAGCGTACGACGGCGAGATTCGGGTGAGTTTGCGCAGCAACGGCCGGATCAACGTGCAGGCTGCCGCATCGCGCCTGGGCGGCGGCGGACACTTTCGCGCTTCCGGGCTCACGTTTGTCGGCTCGCTGAAAGATGCGATTGCGGTGGTGGACGAGGCGCTGGTCGCCGAGGGCCTTTAG
- a CDS encoding GlsB/YeaQ/YmgE family stress response membrane protein, with protein MLWTIIVWIVFGFIVGLIARWLVPGAVGGGILTDIVVGIVGALIGGFIYRYFGHGSVDTLWSFIYALIGAVILLLILRAFSGRRTVV; from the coding sequence ATGCTGTGGACCATCATCGTTTGGATTGTTTTTGGGTTTATCGTGGGCCTTATTGCCCGGTGGCTTGTGCCCGGCGCAGTCGGCGGCGGCATCCTGACCGATATCGTCGTCGGCATCGTGGGCGCGCTGATTGGCGGCTTTATCTACCGGTATTTCGGACACGGAAGCGTGGACACGCTCTGGAGTTTCATCTACGCGCTGATCGGCGCGGTGATACTCTTGCTGATACTGCGCGCCTTTTCAGGACGGCGAACGGTCGTCTGA
- a CDS encoding ATP-dependent Clp protease ATP-binding subunit: protein MTGTCELCGLRPASVREGKSNLCPPCAARRRATKAAIPLAGAALTAAALVAGGAFLLETMSRREGGSANPNPIEDWTRRLRPGNTPTLAAFSRDLTELARSGKLDPVIGRDDEVERVISILARRSKNNPVLVGEPGVGKTAIVEGLAQRIVAGKVPAALRSKRVLALSLGPLVAGTKYRGEFEGRVKKILDEVRKASRDVILFIDELHTLVGAGAAEGSLDLSSMIKPELARGDLQCIGATTFDEYRKYIESDAALERRFQPVMVEEPTIEQTELILRGLRERYATHHGVHIQDDAVKAAAALSARYIADRFLPDKAIDLMDEAAASVALGKQDKPGRATVTAADVAAIVTKWTGIPQSTLSESQINNLLSLEPVLSKRVIGQEQAIAAVSEAIRRARAGLHDPRKPLGSFLFMGGSGVGKTELAKALAEALFGSESALVRIDLSEFTEAHTVSRLLGAPPGYQGHDEPAQLTEPVRRRPYCVVLFDELEKAHPDVAAILLQILDDGRVTDAKGRTIDFRHALIIMTTNLSDDELPVAFRPEFLNRIDDIVHFNTLGMEHIEQIVAIHVESLAERLGARDVSLQLSPEARSFLAREAMSAGSGARYVHRIVARHVSTPLSSAILRGELPSGSAADVTFDGGALVVRAA, encoded by the coding sequence ATGACCGGCACGTGTGAACTCTGCGGCCTGCGACCGGCTAGCGTCCGCGAAGGCAAGAGCAATCTTTGCCCGCCCTGTGCGGCGCGCCGCCGCGCGACCAAAGCTGCGATTCCGCTGGCGGGCGCGGCCTTGACCGCCGCCGCGCTGGTGGCCGGCGGCGCTTTTCTGCTGGAAACCATGAGCCGCCGGGAGGGCGGTTCGGCTAACCCCAATCCGATCGAGGATTGGACGCGGCGCTTGCGCCCCGGTAACACCCCGACCCTGGCCGCATTTTCGCGCGACCTCACCGAGCTCGCGCGCTCGGGAAAACTCGATCCGGTAATCGGTCGCGACGACGAAGTCGAGCGCGTCATTTCCATTCTCGCGCGGCGCAGCAAGAATAATCCTGTGCTGGTGGGCGAGCCGGGCGTCGGTAAGACTGCGATCGTCGAAGGACTCGCGCAGCGTATCGTCGCCGGTAAGGTGCCCGCCGCGCTTCGGAGCAAACGCGTGCTCGCACTTTCGCTCGGCCCGTTGGTCGCCGGGACGAAGTATCGCGGCGAGTTCGAAGGCCGCGTCAAAAAGATCTTGGACGAAGTACGCAAGGCGTCACGCGACGTCATCCTCTTTATCGACGAACTGCACACGTTGGTCGGCGCCGGCGCGGCCGAAGGTTCGCTCGACTTGAGCTCGATGATCAAGCCCGAACTCGCGCGCGGCGATCTGCAGTGCATCGGCGCAACAACGTTCGACGAGTATCGCAAGTACATAGAGTCCGATGCCGCGCTCGAGCGGCGCTTTCAGCCCGTTATGGTCGAAGAGCCGACGATCGAGCAAACCGAACTGATCCTACGCGGCCTGCGCGAGCGCTACGCGACGCATCACGGCGTGCACATTCAGGACGACGCGGTCAAAGCTGCAGCGGCGCTTTCGGCGCGCTACATTGCCGATCGGTTCTTACCGGACAAAGCGATCGACTTAATGGACGAAGCCGCCGCGTCGGTTGCGCTCGGCAAACAAGACAAACCCGGCCGCGCGACCGTGACCGCCGCCGATGTTGCGGCGATCGTCACGAAGTGGACGGGGATTCCGCAGTCCACGCTCTCCGAGTCGCAGATCAACAATTTACTCTCGCTCGAGCCGGTGCTTTCCAAACGCGTGATCGGCCAGGAACAGGCCATCGCCGCCGTGAGCGAAGCGATCCGGCGCGCGCGCGCCGGCCTGCACGATCCGCGCAAGCCGCTAGGCAGCTTCCTATTCATGGGCGGGAGCGGCGTCGGCAAGACCGAGCTGGCCAAGGCACTGGCGGAGGCGCTGTTCGGGAGCGAATCCGCGCTGGTTCGCATCGACCTTTCGGAATTCACCGAGGCGCATACCGTTTCGCGGCTCCTCGGCGCGCCGCCCGGATACCAGGGCCACGACGAACCCGCGCAACTCACCGAACCCGTGCGTCGCCGGCCGTACTGCGTGGTGCTCTTCGACGAGTTGGAAAAAGCGCACCCGGACGTGGCGGCCATTCTTCTACAAATTCTCGACGACGGCCGCGTAACGGACGCCAAAGGCCGCACCATCGATTTCCGTCACGCGCTGATTATCATGACGACGAATCTGTCGGACGACGAGTTGCCGGTTGCATTCCGCCCGGAGTTTTTGAATCGCATCGACGACATCGTGCACTTCAACACGCTGGGCATGGAGCATATCGAGCAGATCGTCGCAATTCACGTCGAGTCGCTTGCGGAGAGGCTCGGCGCGCGCGACGTCAGTCTGCAACTCTCGCCCGAGGCGCGATCCTTTTTGGCGCGCGAGGCGATGAGCGCGGGCAGCGGGGCTCGGTACGTTCACCGCATCGTCGCGCGCCACGTCAGCACGCCGCTGTCGTCGGCGATCCTTCGGGGCGAGCTACCGAGCGGGTCAGCCGCCGACGTTACGTTCGACGGCGGCGCTTTGGTCGTGCGCGCCGCGTAG
- a CDS encoding SIMPL domain-containing protein (The SIMPL domain is named for its presence in mouse protein SIMPL (signalling molecule that associates with mouse pelle-like kinase). Bacterial member BP26, from Brucella, was shown to assemble into a channel-like structure, while YggE from E. coli has been associated with resistance to oxidative stress.) has translation MMMKALLAAVLFCVPIPVLAAQPTLISVTGQGRATAAPDMATMSLTITTNASNATAATSDNNAIFAQLEQRMHALGVAEHDIRTTYYNVTYNPRPEGVPAPNYGVQYGYVVSRGVSVTLQRTGVVGKAVDAAIAAGVNHVDGVSFGVSDNHALSLKALGDAVTQARSRAQAIATAAGLRIVRIRSIQEGYAQVYPQPQAMAMSRLAGVPTQIEPSDVSMQASVTVTYEAQP, from the coding sequence ATGATGATGAAAGCGCTTCTCGCCGCAGTTCTGTTTTGCGTTCCAATTCCGGTTTTGGCCGCCCAGCCGACGCTGATTTCCGTAACGGGACAAGGCCGCGCGACGGCCGCTCCGGACATGGCCACTATGAGTTTAACGATCACAACGAACGCAAGCAATGCTACGGCGGCCACATCGGACAACAACGCGATCTTCGCGCAACTCGAACAAAGAATGCACGCACTCGGAGTTGCCGAGCACGATATTCGCACTACGTACTACAATGTGACCTATAATCCGCGTCCGGAGGGAGTGCCTGCTCCAAATTACGGCGTTCAATACGGCTACGTCGTTTCACGCGGCGTGAGCGTTACGCTGCAGCGGACGGGCGTCGTCGGCAAAGCTGTCGATGCAGCTATTGCCGCCGGCGTCAATCACGTGGACGGCGTGAGCTTCGGGGTTTCCGACAACCACGCGCTATCGCTAAAAGCGCTTGGAGACGCAGTTACGCAAGCGCGCTCGCGCGCTCAAGCCATAGCCACCGCGGCCGGTTTGCGAATCGTGCGGATCCGTTCGATTCAAGAAGGCTACGCGCAAGTCTATCCGCAGCCGCAAGCGATGGCAATGTCGCGGCTCGCAGGCGTGCCCACGCAGATCGAGCCGTCGGACGTTTCGATGCAGGCAAGCGTCACAGTTACCTACGAGGCACAGCCCTAA
- the infB gene encoding translation initiation factor IF-2, giving the protein MATGKVRIFELAKEVGLTSKELITLFNERLGGVFEAKNQLSVVPDQMADLVRKVLAKPAPKAKAAAPAAPPKAAAPKRVAKAEAPAAPAVEPEPVPTLKPVTTTRRPAVKPVAPRAGDGAARPAPPPPTTSASASPAPRVPQPGRLIQAAPQRRPQGNGPFRPLTPPRPFRPGIPSVTEGPAPSSGGRPGDRVRVHEEKLSKKDREKELLLEKERTRKKRPEVVAAPPPAKLETIEIPDLLTVQELATSMIVPAKDVIGELIKMGTMATINQNIPSDVASAVAKKFGFNAVVKEAGEEVTVEQEEDKPEMLSPRPPVVTVLGHVDHGKTSLLDKIRSANVAGGEAGGITQRIGAYTVERNDRKITFIDTPGHEAFTEMRARGAKVTDVAVLVVAADDGVMPQTKEAIAHIKAAGVPIVVAMNKMDKPEAQPERVKQQLSEEGLQAVDWGGTIEMVPVSARTGDGIDKLLETVLLEADIRNLQANKNRRASGAVIEARLDRGRGAVATVLVQNGTLRVGDIVVAGGTFGKIRALVDDNGKQVKKAGPSIPVEVMGLQDVPSAGDALMVVSDERVAREAADKRKTRRRDVRIEAAGGQKVSLETFMSMPAEGKKTLNLIIKADAQGSVEALRARMESLSTEEVDIRVIHGGVGAVTPNDVNLASASNGVLIGFNVRPDETAKRLAENEGVDLRFYQVIYEVEDDLKKAMRGMLAPVKREVTLGHAEVREIFKVSKVGTIAGCYVKDGKIQRNAKVRVLRDSAVIFDGEIESLRRFKDDAREVAEGFECGIQIARYQDLKVGDVIEAYAIETVAAELTPA; this is encoded by the coding sequence TTGGCTACCGGAAAAGTTCGGATATTCGAACTCGCAAAAGAGGTTGGACTCACTTCGAAAGAGCTGATCACCCTCTTTAATGAGCGCTTGGGCGGCGTCTTCGAAGCGAAAAATCAACTCAGCGTCGTTCCCGACCAGATGGCGGATCTGGTCCGCAAAGTCTTAGCCAAACCTGCGCCCAAGGCCAAGGCCGCTGCGCCCGCGGCACCGCCGAAAGCGGCCGCTCCCAAGCGCGTGGCCAAGGCCGAAGCTCCCGCCGCCCCGGCGGTCGAGCCTGAACCCGTTCCAACGCTCAAGCCCGTAACGACCACGCGCCGTCCGGCTGTAAAACCGGTTGCTCCGCGCGCGGGCGACGGCGCCGCGCGCCCCGCTCCGCCGCCGCCGACTACGTCGGCATCCGCGTCCCCGGCGCCGCGCGTTCCGCAACCCGGCCGTTTGATTCAAGCTGCGCCGCAGCGTCGTCCGCAGGGCAACGGACCGTTCCGTCCGCTAACGCCGCCGCGGCCGTTCCGTCCCGGCATCCCGTCGGTTACCGAAGGACCCGCGCCGAGTTCGGGCGGGCGTCCGGGCGATCGCGTGCGCGTGCACGAGGAGAAGCTCAGCAAGAAAGATCGCGAGAAAGAGCTGCTGCTCGAAAAAGAGCGCACGCGCAAGAAGCGTCCTGAAGTCGTCGCGGCGCCGCCGCCGGCGAAACTCGAGACGATCGAAATTCCCGATCTGCTCACAGTGCAAGAGCTGGCGACGTCCATGATCGTTCCGGCCAAAGACGTTATCGGCGAGCTCATCAAGATGGGCACGATGGCAACGATCAATCAAAACATTCCCAGCGACGTTGCCAGCGCGGTTGCCAAGAAGTTCGGCTTTAACGCCGTCGTCAAAGAGGCCGGCGAAGAAGTCACCGTCGAGCAAGAGGAAGACAAACCCGAAATGCTCAGTCCGCGCCCGCCTGTGGTGACGGTGCTCGGACACGTCGATCACGGCAAGACGTCGCTGTTGGATAAAATTCGCAGCGCGAATGTCGCCGGCGGCGAAGCGGGCGGCATCACGCAGCGCATCGGCGCGTACACGGTGGAAAGAAACGATCGCAAGATCACCTTCATCGATACGCCCGGTCACGAAGCATTCACCGAGATGCGCGCGCGCGGCGCGAAGGTAACCGACGTTGCCGTGCTCGTCGTGGCCGCGGACGACGGCGTCATGCCGCAAACCAAAGAGGCGATCGCCCATATCAAGGCAGCCGGCGTTCCAATCGTCGTCGCCATGAACAAGATGGACAAACCCGAGGCGCAGCCCGAACGCGTGAAGCAGCAGCTTTCCGAGGAAGGCCTGCAAGCCGTCGACTGGGGCGGCACGATCGAAATGGTTCCGGTTTCAGCGCGCACGGGAGACGGCATCGATAAGTTGCTGGAAACAGTGCTGTTGGAAGCCGACATCCGCAATCTGCAGGCCAACAAGAATCGCCGCGCTTCCGGCGCGGTGATCGAAGCGCGCCTGGATCGCGGACGCGGTGCGGTCGCAACGGTTCTCGTGCAAAACGGAACGCTGCGCGTCGGCGACATCGTGGTCGCGGGCGGCACGTTCGGAAAGATCCGCGCGCTGGTCGACGACAACGGCAAACAAGTGAAGAAAGCCGGGCCGTCAATTCCCGTCGAGGTGATGGGCTTGCAAGACGTGCCGTCGGCCGGCGACGCGCTGATGGTCGTCAGTGACGAACGCGTTGCGCGCGAAGCTGCGGACAAACGCAAGACGCGCCGTCGCGACGTGCGCATCGAAGCTGCCGGCGGACAGAAAGTCTCGCTCGAGACGTTCATGTCGATGCCGGCCGAGGGCAAGAAAACCCTCAATCTCATTATCAAAGCCGACGCACAGGGTTCGGTCGAAGCGCTGCGCGCCCGCATGGAATCGCTCTCCACCGAAGAGGTGGACATTCGCGTCATTCACGGCGGCGTCGGCGCGGTGACGCCCAACGACGTCAATCTCGCGAGCGCGTCAAACGGCGTGCTCATCGGCTTCAACGTACGTCCGGACGAAACGGCGAAGCGGCTGGCCGAAAACGAAGGCGTTGACCTGCGCTTCTATCAGGTGATCTACGAAGTCGAAGACGATCTGAAGAAGGCCATGCGCGGCATGCTCGCGCCGGTGAAGCGCGAGGTAACGCTCGGTCACGCCGAAGTGCGCGAGATCTTCAAAGTCAGCAAGGTCGGGACGATCGCCGGTTGTTACGTCAAAGACGGCAAGATCCAGCGCAACGCCAAGGTACGCGTGCTTCGCGACAGCGCGGTGATCTTCGACGGCGAGATCGAGTCGCTGCGCCGCTTCAAAGACGACGCGCGCGAAGTTGCCGAAGGCTTCGAATGCGGTATCCAAATTGCGCGCTATCAGGATCTTAAAGTCGGCGACGTGATCGAAGCGTACGCGATCGAGACCGTCGCCGCGGAATTGACGCCGGCATGA
- a CDS encoding methyltransferase domain-containing protein, giving the protein MLRAAGRELLDDRVESIGELEENFRDIERANRFLGGLTAVRAALRSLEPETILDVGCGSADIGRALVRDARRRGRRLHVTCLDANPDVLEIARRHSHDDGTMSFVRGDGSVLPFEGASFDVVLCNLTLHHCDPDVASALLRELRRVARLAPVVTDLRRSRIAWAGTSVLAALFTRNRLTRHDAPLSVLRAYTPLEAVQLARDAGWRNPRVRLAPFYRMVLTDV; this is encoded by the coding sequence GTGCTGCGTGCAGCAGGACGCGAACTGCTCGACGATCGCGTCGAGTCAATCGGCGAACTCGAGGAGAATTTCCGCGACATCGAACGGGCGAACCGTTTTCTTGGCGGATTGACCGCCGTCCGCGCGGCCTTGCGTTCACTCGAACCGGAAACGATCTTGGACGTCGGCTGCGGCTCGGCGGATATCGGACGCGCCTTGGTGCGCGACGCCCGGCGCCGCGGCCGACGGTTGCATGTCACGTGCCTTGATGCTAATCCCGATGTGCTCGAGATCGCGCGCCGCCATTCGCATGACGACGGCACGATGAGTTTCGTGCGCGGAGACGGCAGCGTGCTTCCTTTTGAAGGCGCGAGCTTCGACGTCGTGTTGTGCAACCTGACGCTGCATCATTGCGATCCGGACGTTGCTTCGGCGCTGTTGCGCGAGCTGCGTCGCGTCGCGCGCCTGGCGCCGGTGGTTACGGATTTGCGGCGCTCGCGTATAGCTTGGGCCGGAACGTCGGTATTGGCCGCACTCTTTACACGTAACCGTTTGACCCGGCACGATGCCCCGCTGTCCGTGTTGCGCGCGTACACGCCGCTGGAAGCCGTGCAGCTGGCGCGCGATGCCGGCTGGCGCAATCCGCGCGTGAGGCTTGCTCCGTTCTATCGCATGGTGCTGACCGATGTATGA
- a CDS encoding TlpA disulfide reductase family protein, whose product MMKFSIGLGCAVLILAGCASNSGKQLAQAAKPAPDWTQPTSTGGTLTLSSLRGKPVYLNFFATWCPPCKDEAPYINSLQKQYASRGLQVVGIDELENAKLAESFRRQFHLVYPAVVDSGTLQAQYLINGLPVHVFIGRDGVIRKIVAGEMPRNEILRNVLSIL is encoded by the coding sequence ATGATGAAATTCTCGATCGGCCTCGGTTGCGCTGTTCTAATCCTCGCCGGTTGCGCGAGCAACAGCGGCAAACAACTCGCGCAAGCCGCAAAGCCGGCACCCGATTGGACGCAACCGACGTCAACCGGTGGGACGTTGACGCTTTCGTCGCTGCGCGGGAAGCCGGTCTATCTCAATTTTTTCGCGACCTGGTGTCCGCCGTGCAAAGACGAGGCGCCGTATATAAATTCGCTGCAGAAACAGTACGCCTCGCGCGGGTTGCAAGTCGTCGGCATCGACGAGCTTGAAAACGCGAAGCTCGCGGAGTCGTTCCGCCGGCAGTTTCACCTCGTCTACCCGGCAGTAGTCGATAGCGGCACGCTGCAAGCGCAGTATCTGATCAATGGGCTACCGGTGCACGTGTTCATCGGGCGCGACGGCGTCATTCGCAAGATTGTGGCGGGTGAGATGCCGAGAAACGAGATCCTTCGTAACGTGCTCAGCATTCTATGA
- a CDS encoding ferredoxin family protein translates to MAYVITEPCIGTKDKSCIDVCPVDCIHGTDEDTMLYIDPEVCIDCGACVSACPVEAIFADSDVPEKWQNFTAINAEYFKK, encoded by the coding sequence ATGGCCTACGTCATTACCGAGCCCTGCATAGGAACAAAGGACAAGTCCTGTATTGACGTTTGTCCGGTCGACTGCATCCATGGCACGGACGAGGATACGATGCTCTACATCGATCCCGAGGTCTGCATCGACTGCGGCGCCTGCGTTTCGGCGTGTCCGGTCGAAGCGATTTTCGCAGACTCGGACGTCCCCGAAAAATGGCAAAACTTTACGGCCATCAACGCCGAGTATTTTAAAAAGTAG
- the truB gene encoding tRNA pseudouridine(55) synthase TruB, protein MIGFVNVFKPAGPTSANVVARIRRIYGLYGRDRSIAAGHLGTLDPQAAGVLPIAIGKATRLIPLLTDQRKAYVCTLVPGKATSTGDAHGETINEAPLPPDWVKRLENVLPDFIGRIEQVPPMHSALHHEGKRLYELAREGKSVERKARSVTIYGLTLLGSDAAAARLRIACSEGTYVRTLCEDLGAAIGVPAHMGALVREGSGAFLLQESRTLEQIADHPSEALIAPESIIPFPTIVLDLRHSADFRAGRMVPLPAGAPAKHVFVRDASRMLVGVGETHGALLAPRKVFL, encoded by the coding sequence GTGATAGGCTTCGTCAACGTCTTTAAGCCCGCGGGGCCGACGTCGGCGAACGTTGTGGCGCGCATCCGGCGCATCTACGGTTTGTATGGGCGAGATCGCAGCATCGCGGCCGGACATTTAGGAACGCTCGATCCGCAGGCCGCCGGCGTGCTGCCGATCGCGATCGGTAAAGCTACCCGCTTAATTCCGTTGCTCACCGACCAGCGCAAAGCTTACGTTTGCACGCTGGTTCCGGGGAAGGCGACCTCGACCGGCGACGCTCACGGCGAGACGATAAACGAAGCACCGCTTCCGCCCGATTGGGTTAAGCGCCTCGAGAACGTTTTGCCGGACTTCATCGGAAGAATCGAGCAGGTGCCGCCGATGCACAGCGCGCTGCATCATGAAGGCAAACGGCTGTACGAGCTCGCGCGTGAAGGTAAGTCCGTCGAGCGCAAAGCGCGCTCCGTGACGATTTATGGATTAACATTGCTTGGATCCGACGCCGCGGCCGCGCGCCTGCGGATCGCGTGCAGCGAAGGGACCTACGTACGCACGCTCTGTGAAGATTTAGGCGCCGCTATCGGTGTGCCCGCGCACATGGGCGCGCTGGTGCGTGAGGGCTCGGGCGCATTTCTGCTTCAGGAGAGCCGCACGCTCGAACAAATTGCCGACCATCCGAGCGAGGCGCTCATCGCGCCGGAATCGATCATTCCGTTTCCGACGATCGTTTTGGATTTGCGTCATTCGGCCGACTTTCGCGCGGGCCGCATGGTGCCGCTGCCGGCGGGAGCGCCGGCCAAGCATGTCTTCGTGCGCGACGCGTCGCGGATGCTCGTCGGCGTCGGCGAAACGCACGGCGCCCTACTCGCCCCACGCAAAGTGTTTCTTTGA
- the rbfA gene encoding 30S ribosome-binding factor RbfA: MNKQRLQRIDHEMQRVLGTLITQELKDPRLGFTTVTHVEISHDLQHAKVFVSIIGDRHVARQTMDALAGAAGFLRGELGHQIALRHTPALTFVEDRTTERAIALAKTLREDTRGAS, encoded by the coding sequence ATGAACAAGCAGCGGTTACAACGCATCGATCACGAGATGCAGCGCGTTCTCGGCACGCTGATCACGCAGGAGTTGAAGGACCCGCGCTTGGGTTTCACCACGGTGACCCACGTGGAGATCTCGCACGACCTGCAGCATGCCAAGGTCTTCGTTTCGATCATCGGCGACCGCCACGTGGCGCGCCAGACGATGGATGCGCTGGCCGGCGCCGCCGGTTTTCTGCGCGGCGAGCTGGGGCATCAAATCGCTCTCCGGCATACGCCTGCGCTGACGTTCGTTGAGGACCGCACGACCGAACGGGCGATCGCGCTCGCCAAGACGCTGCGCGAAGATACTCGAGGCGCGTCGTAG
- the ribF gene encoding riboflavin biosynthesis protein RibF, whose translation MKVRYALKRSDDTPLVLAIGFFDGMHRGHHDIARQARRLRKPGWSTAVLTFAEHPSAFLRPGSEPPLITTSEERIDLFARAGYEECFFIPFDAAIATQTPEQFLRDTLIRDLGAQGVVVGKTFRFGKARAGDVGLMADVFGSAGVAFAAVENTADENGERISSTRIRELIANGDIAGADDLLGHAYELRGSVEVGAGRGHDLGFPTANIRVPQKMLPKDGVYAGIARHEGRDHAALVSIGTNPTFNGKARTVEAWLRDFHDTIYGQELILRDLRFVRDQRKFENADDLLAQMQDDAKAVPYPAYG comes from the coding sequence TTGAAAGTACGCTACGCGCTCAAGCGTTCCGACGACACTCCGCTCGTATTAGCGATCGGGTTTTTCGATGGAATGCATCGCGGCCATCACGACATCGCGCGGCAAGCTCGCCGCTTGCGCAAACCCGGTTGGAGTACTGCCGTCTTGACCTTCGCAGAACATCCGTCGGCATTTCTGCGCCCGGGCTCGGAGCCGCCGTTGATTACAACGTCTGAAGAGCGCATCGACCTTTTCGCGCGCGCGGGCTACGAAGAGTGCTTTTTCATTCCATTCGATGCCGCGATAGCGACGCAAACCCCCGAACAGTTCTTGCGCGATACGCTGATTCGCGATCTAGGAGCGCAGGGCGTGGTGGTCGGGAAAACGTTCCGCTTCGGAAAGGCGCGCGCGGGTGACGTCGGCTTGATGGCGGATGTCTTTGGGTCCGCCGGCGTCGCGTTCGCTGCGGTCGAAAACACGGCTGACGAAAACGGGGAACGCATTTCCAGCACGCGCATTCGCGAGCTCATCGCAAACGGCGATATCGCGGGCGCAGACGATTTGCTCGGGCATGCCTACGAACTTCGCGGAAGCGTGGAAGTCGGCGCCGGCCGCGGTCACGACTTGGGATTTCCGACCGCCAACATTCGCGTTCCGCAGAAGATGCTGCCGAAGGACGGCGTTTATGCCGGAATTGCACGGCACGAGGGGCGTGACCACGCCGCCCTGGTTTCGATCGGCACAAATCCAACCTTTAACGGGAAAGCGCGAACGGTCGAGGCTTGGCTGCGCGATTTCCACGACACGATTTACGGCCAAGAGCTCATTTTGCGCGATTTGCGGTTCGTCCGCGACCAACGGAAATTCGAAAACGCGGATGACTTGCTCGCGCAAATGCAGGACGACGCTAAAGCCGTCCCATATCCGGCATACGGATGA